In a single window of the Acidobacteriota bacterium genome:
- the hisS gene encoding histidine--tRNA ligase → MGSTNPARGMRDLLPADVRKREYVIGIIKEVYESYGFEPLETPAVENLETLMGKYGDEGNQLIFKILKRGEKLRQETGNGRQELKESDLSDLALRYDLTVPLARVVANNRNELPKFFKRYQIQPVWRADRPARGRFREFYQCDVDAIGSSSMVVEAEQISAVTTILRRLGFDDFTIRLNHREILADILDTAAVPEALHGDALVAIDKLDKIGSEGVSKELADRGIAASAANMLLDIFEQTQIIVDGGVEINQTIFSNLINIVSSDVLTQIGQILKFAGDSPVQLDPSLARGLSYYTGAIFEINVPDLAGSLGGGGRYDGLIGMFGKEQIPACGFSLGLERILVVMEERGMFPPEIAESTPADVMVTVWSDETIAESLKLAAELRSDGLRVTVYPEPDKFGKQIKYADQIKVPYVCILGESEIAEGKVIIKNMATGEQISVLRGETAPTLLS, encoded by the coding sequence ATGGGAAGCACTAATCCGGCGCGTGGAATGCGCGATCTTCTCCCCGCAGATGTCCGAAAACGCGAATACGTGATCGGCATAATAAAGGAAGTGTACGAAAGCTACGGCTTTGAACCGCTCGAAACACCCGCGGTCGAAAACCTCGAAACGCTGATGGGCAAGTACGGCGACGAAGGCAATCAGTTGATCTTTAAGATACTCAAGCGCGGCGAGAAACTGAGACAAGAAACAGGAAACGGGAGACAGGAGTTGAAAGAATCTGACCTGTCCGATCTCGCCTTGCGTTACGACTTGACCGTGCCGCTCGCCCGCGTCGTCGCCAACAACCGCAACGAACTCCCAAAATTCTTCAAACGCTATCAGATACAGCCCGTCTGGCGCGCCGACCGCCCGGCACGCGGCCGATTTCGTGAGTTTTATCAGTGCGATGTGGATGCCATTGGCTCGTCGTCGATGGTCGTAGAGGCAGAACAGATATCAGCGGTGACCACGATCCTGAGACGGCTGGGTTTCGATGATTTCACGATCCGTTTGAATCACCGAGAGATTCTAGCCGACATTTTGGATACGGCAGCCGTTCCCGAAGCACTGCACGGCGATGCTCTTGTAGCGATCGACAAACTGGATAAGATCGGCAGCGAGGGCGTCTCAAAAGAGCTTGCAGACCGAGGAATCGCTGCGTCCGCTGCGAACATGCTGCTCGACATTTTCGAACAGACGCAGATTATAGTTGACGGCGGAGTAGAGATCAATCAAACGATCTTCAGCAATCTGATAAACATAGTCAGCAGTGATGTCCTGACTCAGATCGGCCAGATCCTCAAGTTTGCAGGCGATAGTCCGGTCCAACTGGACCCTTCGCTGGCACGCGGCCTTTCATACTACACAGGTGCGATCTTCGAGATAAATGTTCCTGATCTCGCAGGAAGTCTGGGCGGCGGCGGGCGTTATGACGGCTTGATAGGGATGTTCGGAAAGGAGCAGATCCCGGCGTGCGGATTTTCCTTGGGCTTGGAACGCATTCTCGTTGTAATGGAAGAACGCGGGATGTTCCCGCCTGAGATCGCCGAATCGACGCCGGCAGACGTGATGGTCACGGTCTGGAGCGACGAAACGATAGCCGAATCGCTAAAGCTCGCTGCTGAACTCCGCTCCGACGGCCTCCGCGTGACCGTTTATCCCGAGCCCGACAAATTCGGCAAGCAGATAAAATACGCCGACCAGATCAAGGTACCCTACGTTTGCATACTCGGCGAAAGCGAGATCGCCGAAGGCAAGGTCATCATTAAGAACATGGCAACGGGCGAACAGATCTCTGTCCTTAGAGGCGAGACGGCCCCAACACTTCTCTCCTAA